The stretch of DNA NNNNNNNNNNNNNNNNNNNNNNNNNNNNNNNNNNNNNNNNNNNNNNNNNNNNNNNNNNNNNNNNNNNNNNNNNNNNNNNNNNNNNNNNNNNNNNNNNNNNNNNNNNNNNNNNNNNNNNNNNNNNNNNNNNNNNNNNNNNNNNNNNNNNNNNNNNNNNNNNNNNNNNNNNNNNNNNNNNNNNNNNNNNNNNNNNNNNNNNNNNNNNNNNNNNNNNNNNNNNNNNNGGAGGAAGAGCGGGTGCTTGTCGTCGATAAGAGCTGTCAGCTGCTGCAGGTGTATGACTACGGCCGGCTTGTCCGCAGCTATCCGATCGTGTCCGCCCGCCGCGATGGACGCAAGCTGTACGAGGGCGACAAACGCACACCAATCGGTCTGTACATGGTCATCGGCAAACGTCGGCACCCCCGCTGGTCGCGTTTCATGCTGTTGGATTATCCGACCCCGTCCGATGTGGCCCGCCATCGGCACCACCTCAAGACCGGCCAGCTCCCGGGCCGCAACGGCAGCCATCCGGGTCCGGGCGGTGAAATCGGGCTGCACGGCACAGACCATGCCGAGCTGAATAGGGTTGGGGTCAACTGGACGCTCGGCTGCATCTCTCTGTCGAACCCCGACATCCGGGAACTGTACCGCACAACCCCCGAAGGCACCCTGGTGTACATTAAGGAGTAGGCACGGCGTCACATGAAATCT from Desulfurellaceae bacterium encodes:
- a CDS encoding L,D-transpeptidase, whose product is EEERVLVVDKSCQLLQVYDYGRLVRSYPIVSARRDGRKLYEGDKRTPIGLYMVIGKRRHPRWSRFMLLDYPTPSDVARHRHHLKTGQLPGRNGSHPGPGGEIGLHGTDHAELNRVGVNWTLGCISLSNPDIRELYRTTPEGTLVYIKE